One part of the Nostoc sp. PCC 7120 = FACHB-418 genome encodes these proteins:
- a CDS encoding ABC transporter ATP-binding protein, translating to MMAAVLLENVYKFYNNTPVVNDLSFNIEAGEIFALLGPNGAGKSTTIRMLTTLTKPSQGKMEVAGYDVVRQPMLAKQSIGVVLQQTSVDGDLSVWENMELHGRLHHIPNPQRQRLINQWLDYVELADRRESLVKTLSGGMKRRLQIARALLHQPQILFLDEPTVGLDPQTRRRLWEIIGDLNKQGMTMLLTTHYMDEVEFLCDAFGSAKPGRIGIMDGGKLISLGTLQQLRSAHGEGLVMKQLRVTTTSNDSSRGWEYLFFPSLEEANIYLNQQPDKTGMMVRPSNLEDIFVELTGRQLN from the coding sequence ATGATGGCTGCTGTTCTTCTCGAAAACGTCTATAAATTTTATAACAACACCCCTGTAGTTAATGACTTGTCATTCAACATTGAGGCTGGAGAAATATTTGCACTTCTCGGCCCTAACGGTGCAGGAAAATCTACCACTATTCGGATGCTGACTACACTAACAAAACCATCCCAAGGAAAGATGGAGGTAGCTGGCTATGATGTAGTACGCCAACCTATGCTAGCCAAGCAGAGTATTGGCGTTGTCTTGCAGCAAACTAGTGTAGATGGCGATTTAAGTGTGTGGGAAAATATGGAACTACATGGGAGGCTACATCACATCCCTAACCCACAACGACAACGACTAATTAATCAATGGCTGGATTATGTTGAATTAGCAGACAGGCGGGAAAGCTTGGTAAAAACTCTGTCTGGAGGGATGAAACGAAGACTGCAAATAGCTAGAGCTTTATTGCATCAACCACAAATCTTGTTTTTGGATGAACCGACGGTAGGGCTAGACCCCCAAACTCGTCGTCGGTTGTGGGAAATTATTGGGGATTTAAATAAACAAGGTATGACGATGTTATTAACAACTCATTACATGGATGAGGTGGAATTTTTATGTGATGCTTTTGGCTCTGCTAAACCAGGACGCATAGGTATTATGGATGGCGGTAAGTTAATTTCTTTGGGGACTTTACAGCAATTGCGTTCTGCTCACGGCGAAGGCCTAGTCATGAAACAGTTGAGGGTGACCACAACCAGCAATGATAGTTCACGAGGTTGGGAATATCTATTTTTTCCTTCATTAGAAGAGGCAAATATTTATCTAAATCAACAGCCAGATAAAACAGGAATGATGGTTCGTCCCTCTAATTTAGAGGATATTTTTGTTGAGTTAACAGGAAGGCAACTAAATTAA
- a CDS encoding NAD+ synthase, translating into MKIAIAQINPIIGDLTGNAQKILEIAQQAIKKGARLLLTPELSLCGYPPRDLLLNPSFVEAMSVTLQQLARDLPVNLAVLVGTVEPNHQAHTTGGKPLFNSTALLENGKVKQMFHKRLLPTYDVFDEHRYFEAGQQANYFALDNINIGVTICEDLWNDEEFWGKRSYTANPISDLAILGVDLIVNLSASPYSLGKQSFREAMLRHSALRFQQPVIYTNQVGGNDDLIFDGRSFALNRQGEVMCRAKGFASDLITVDFDESQRDLQLNSVAPVYESEDEEIWHALVLGVRDYAQKCRFSQVVLGLSGGIDSALVATIATAALGKENVFGVLMPSPYSSEHSISDALALADNLGIKTQILPIGELMQSFDQSLVELFAGTEFGLAEENIQSRIRGNLLMAIANKFGYLLLSTGNKSEMAVGYCTLYGDMNGGLAVIADVPKTRVYSLCNWLNSHQSPIIPENILTKAPSAELKPGQVDQDSLPPYEILDDILQRFIHNHQSVGEIVAAGHEPVVVDRVIQMVARAEFKRRQAPPGLKITDRAFGTGWRMPIASNWNAIKNNYRLSYTF; encoded by the coding sequence ATGAAAATAGCGATCGCTCAAATTAATCCTATTATTGGTGATTTAACTGGTAATGCCCAAAAAATTCTGGAAATAGCACAGCAGGCAATAAAAAAAGGCGCAAGATTGTTGCTAACTCCAGAACTATCTTTGTGTGGCTATCCCCCACGGGATTTATTATTAAATCCCAGTTTTGTAGAGGCCATGAGTGTTACTTTACAGCAATTAGCTAGAGATTTGCCTGTAAATTTAGCTGTGTTAGTAGGGACAGTTGAACCAAATCATCAAGCCCATACTACTGGGGGAAAACCTTTATTTAATAGCACAGCTTTATTAGAAAATGGCAAAGTCAAACAAATGTTTCATAAGCGACTATTGCCTACCTATGATGTATTTGATGAGCATCGTTATTTTGAAGCTGGACAACAAGCGAATTATTTTGCCTTAGATAATATTAATATTGGTGTGACAATTTGCGAAGATTTATGGAATGATGAGGAGTTTTGGGGCAAACGCAGTTACACAGCTAATCCCATTTCCGACTTAGCAATTTTAGGTGTAGATTTAATCGTTAATTTATCGGCTTCGCCCTACAGTTTGGGTAAGCAAAGCTTTAGAGAAGCAATGCTCAGACATAGTGCATTGAGGTTTCAACAACCCGTAATTTACACTAACCAAGTCGGCGGTAACGATGATTTAATTTTTGATGGTCGGAGTTTTGCCTTAAATCGTCAAGGCGAAGTGATGTGTCGGGCTAAGGGTTTTGCATCTGATTTAATTACAGTAGATTTTGATGAATCACAACGAGATTTACAACTAAATTCTGTTGCTCCTGTTTATGAATCAGAAGATGAGGAAATTTGGCACGCTTTAGTTTTGGGTGTGCGAGATTATGCTCAAAAATGCCGTTTTTCTCAAGTCGTGCTTGGTTTAAGCGGTGGGATTGATTCTGCACTGGTGGCGACAATTGCCACTGCGGCCTTAGGTAAGGAAAATGTCTTTGGTGTTTTAATGCCATCTCCTTACAGTTCGGAACATTCTATTAGCGACGCTTTAGCATTAGCCGACAACTTGGGAATTAAGACCCAAATCTTACCCATAGGGGAGTTAATGCAGAGCTTTGACCAGAGTTTAGTAGAGTTATTTGCCGGCACAGAATTTGGTTTAGCTGAGGAGAACATCCAGTCACGGATTCGCGGTAACTTATTAATGGCGATCGCTAATAAATTTGGCTACCTGTTATTATCCACCGGTAATAAGTCGGAAATGGCAGTCGGTTACTGCACCCTCTACGGCGACATGAACGGCGGTTTAGCAGTCATCGCCGACGTTCCCAAAACCCGCGTTTACTCCCTTTGTAACTGGCTAAATTCCCACCAATCCCCAATCATCCCCGAAAACATCCTTACTAAAGCACCAAGCGCCGAACTCAAACCCGGTCAAGTTGACCAAGATTCCCTACCCCCATACGAAATTTTGGACGACATATTACAGCGCTTCATTCACAACCATCAATCCGTAGGGGAAATTGTCGCCGCAGGTCATGAACCTGTAGTGGTAGACAGAGTTATCCAGATGGTTGCACGAGCTGAATTTAAGCGCCGCCAAGCACCCCCAGGACTAAAAATCACCGACCGCGCTTTTGGCACTGGTTGGCGAATGCCAATTGCTAGCAACTGGAATGCGATTAAAAACAATTACCGCCTAAGTTACACATTCTGA
- a CDS encoding YbjQ family protein: MIVTTTDVIQGAVIDSYLGIVTAEIVYGSNFLRDFLAGIRDVIGGRTGSYERLFEQGQRKAIEELELRAQRLGANAVIGIEIDTGTINVDQSGVLLLITATGTAVRVR; encoded by the coding sequence ATGATTGTCACAACAACAGATGTAATTCAAGGTGCAGTAATTGATTCATATTTAGGTATTGTTACCGCAGAAATTGTCTATGGTAGCAATTTTCTCCGAGATTTTCTAGCTGGTATCCGTGATGTTATCGGTGGACGGACTGGCAGCTATGAACGTTTATTTGAGCAGGGACAACGTAAAGCCATAGAAGAATTAGAACTCCGGGCGCAACGTTTAGGAGCCAACGCTGTCATCGGTATTGAAATAGACACCGGAACAATTAATGTAGACCAGTCAGGTGTTTTATTATTGATTACTGCAACAGGTACAGCAGTGAGAGTACGTTAG
- a CDS encoding tetratricopeptide repeat protein — translation MYKHISFVLSVLLLGGGAATIPSIAQAQVLVVQANNAELKRLLEDGKRLVDAGDYNGAIAVYQQAARMEPRNARIHSGIGYLHAKQGNFQAALAAYRRAIAINPNNSDFFYAVGYIKGNMGDTPGAKEAYRRAIQLNRNNVSAYVGLGITQSRLGDFRSANWAFEQAIKLDRNNAQTYEFMAAMYKQRRQTKQASNLLQKARDLYQRRNDADGVARVEAMLQQL, via the coding sequence GTGTACAAACACATATCATTCGTGTTGAGTGTGTTGTTGTTGGGTGGTGGCGCTGCGACTATCCCTTCAATAGCCCAAGCGCAGGTTTTGGTTGTGCAAGCTAACAATGCAGAGTTAAAGCGATTGTTAGAGGATGGTAAGAGGTTAGTGGATGCAGGGGATTATAATGGGGCGATCGCAGTTTATCAACAAGCTGCCAGAATGGAACCGAGAAACGCCAGAATTCATTCGGGAATTGGGTATTTACACGCAAAACAGGGAAATTTTCAGGCTGCACTAGCAGCATACCGTAGGGCGATCGCTATCAACCCAAATAATAGTGATTTTTTCTATGCAGTAGGTTATATCAAAGGCAACATGGGCGATACACCTGGTGCAAAAGAAGCTTACCGCCGTGCCATCCAATTGAACCGCAACAATGTTAGCGCTTATGTGGGTTTAGGTATCACTCAATCTCGGTTGGGAGATTTCCGGTCAGCTAATTGGGCATTTGAGCAAGCAATTAAGCTTGATAGAAACAATGCCCAGACTTACGAGTTTATGGCAGCGATGTATAAACAACGACGGCAAACTAAACAAGCAAGTAACCTACTGCAAAAAGCCCGCGACTTATACCAAAGGCGGAACGATGCAGATGGTGTAGCTAGAGTAGAGGCGATGTTGCAGCAGTTATAA